One stretch of Saccharopolyspora erythraea DNA includes these proteins:
- a CDS encoding PH domain-containing protein, translated as MTPADHDHSPPSHRSATPQQPTSSTQSGSPDDLTAAWHRLDARTVFVTVILVLAPLIPTLAVMLVSRASAGALLTTAGIWVAIALLLCGGAAYDWYVTSYRVTDERFELRKGVLSRSHRWIPRDRIRAVDLTSDPVHRVFRLAVVKIGTGQSSGENAELKLDAIPVHRAEALRRELLHSPQRQSTASPTAQVTDGLLAALNPAWLGYGALTVSLAAIVWGAIASAFGSFREVLVEFGVFQTILEQLERFPLWMTISGGALVALATGMLGALLLSVEMWWGFRLTREHDTTLRVRRGLLTTRSVSLEEGRLRGVEISEPLVLRWAGGARTNAVATGLSAAKDGKGTENKTLLPPAPLAEAQRVSAVVLREAEPPANGKLRAHPRVARRRRVTWALFALLPLVAALAVFAALGWIPMWTVLAVAAAGAAVAFAVGSDAYRSLGHRLGDRYLVVRRGTGVRRTVALQRDGIIGWRVRQSLFQRRSDLVTVAAITAAGSGAYKMPDVHTSDGLGVAAEAVPGLLEPFLEGRTSGN; from the coding sequence ATGACACCCGCGGACCACGACCACTCTCCGCCCTCGCACCGCTCGGCCACGCCCCAGCAGCCGACGTCGTCAACGCAGTCGGGTAGCCCCGACGACCTCACCGCCGCGTGGCACCGGCTCGACGCCAGAACGGTGTTCGTCACCGTGATCCTCGTGCTGGCCCCGCTGATCCCGACCCTGGCGGTCATGCTGGTGTCCCGGGCGAGTGCGGGAGCGCTGCTGACCACCGCTGGAATCTGGGTCGCCATCGCCTTGCTGCTCTGCGGCGGCGCCGCCTACGACTGGTACGTCACCTCGTACCGGGTGACCGACGAGCGGTTCGAACTGCGCAAGGGCGTCCTGTCGCGCAGCCACCGCTGGATCCCGCGGGACCGCATCCGCGCGGTCGACCTCACCTCCGATCCCGTCCACCGCGTGTTCCGCCTCGCCGTGGTCAAGATCGGCACCGGGCAGTCCAGCGGGGAGAACGCCGAGCTGAAGCTGGACGCCATCCCGGTGCACCGCGCGGAGGCCCTGCGACGGGAACTACTGCACTCGCCGCAGCGCCAGTCGACGGCCTCGCCCACCGCGCAGGTGACCGACGGCCTGCTCGCCGCGCTCAACCCGGCGTGGCTGGGCTACGGCGCGCTGACGGTGTCGCTCGCCGCCATCGTCTGGGGTGCGATCGCCTCGGCGTTCGGGTCGTTCCGCGAAGTGCTCGTCGAGTTCGGCGTGTTCCAGACCATCCTCGAGCAGCTGGAGCGGTTCCCGCTGTGGATGACGATCAGCGGCGGTGCGCTGGTGGCGCTGGCCACCGGCATGCTCGGTGCGCTGCTGCTGTCGGTCGAGATGTGGTGGGGCTTCCGGCTGACCCGCGAGCACGACACGACGCTGCGGGTGCGTCGCGGTCTGCTCACCACCCGCTCGGTCTCGCTCGAGGAGGGCAGGCTGCGCGGTGTCGAGATCTCCGAACCGCTGGTGCTGCGCTGGGCGGGCGGTGCCCGCACGAACGCGGTCGCGACCGGCCTGAGCGCGGCGAAGGACGGCAAGGGAACCGAGAACAAGACGTTGCTGCCGCCGGCGCCGCTGGCGGAGGCGCAACGGGTCTCGGCCGTCGTGCTGCGCGAAGCCGAGCCGCCGGCGAACGGTAAGCTGCGGGCACACCCGCGCGTGGCCCGTCGTCGCCGCGTCACGTGGGCGCTGTTCGCGCTGCTGCCGCTCGTCGCAGCACTCGCGGTGTTCGCGGCGCTGGGCTGGATACCGATGTGGACAGTGCTCGCGGTCGCCGCCGCCGGGGCGGCTGTCGCCTTCGCGGTGGGCTCCGACGCATACCGCAGCCTGGGCCACCGGCTCGGCGACCGCTATCTGGTCGTGCGCCGCGGCACCGGCGTCCGCCGGACGGTGGCCCTGCAGCGCGACGGAATCATCGGCTGGCGCGTCAGGCAGTCGCTGTTCCAACGACGTTCGGATCTCGTCACCGTCGCGGCCATCACCGCCGCCGGATCGGGCGCCTACAAGATGCCCGACGTCCACACATCCGACGGTCTCGGCGTCGCCGCCGAAGCCGTACCAGGCTTGCTGGAACCGTTCCTCGAGGGGCGAACCTCTGGCAACTGA
- a CDS encoding sensor histidine kinase → MKRPLWRLLWNSRREAVFDIALVAALEVVGRLLLHLFPEQIPPQSYEWIGGRDVSAVLTDLTCLLLLARRRFPLLLMSFFSALTLAQVLLVSYGPGPLLPLNDYADPWIPGELPCVVYGVVVYPATRLKRLVGWNLIALVIFLAARLWNDPPVELLASAFLLTAFPAVLGLYVGARRRLEGALRDRAERAEREQHLLAEQARADERARLAAEMHDVVTHRVSLMVLQAGALGVAAKDGQTREAAEQLRASGCEALAELRDLVGVLRRAPEEEPEYEDPETTAVPDLADLISRSEAAGVPVELVEEGDYARVSPAVGRTAHRVVQEALTNVYKHAPGSQVRVDAVYGERVRLTVRNTASPHQPSADLAGSGSGTGLLGLRQRVDLVGGTLRAGAMADGGFQVDVILPAYVPTAEAADE, encoded by the coding sequence GTGAAGCGCCCCCTCTGGCGGCTGCTCTGGAACTCCAGGCGCGAGGCCGTTTTCGACATCGCCCTCGTCGCCGCCCTGGAGGTGGTCGGGCGGCTGCTGCTGCACCTGTTCCCCGAACAGATCCCCCCGCAGAGCTACGAGTGGATCGGCGGCCGGGACGTCAGTGCCGTGCTGACGGACCTGACGTGCCTCCTGCTGCTGGCCAGGCGCCGGTTTCCGCTGCTGCTGATGTCCTTCTTCAGTGCTCTGACGCTGGCGCAGGTGCTGCTCGTGAGCTACGGACCGGGGCCGCTGCTGCCGCTGAACGACTACGCGGACCCGTGGATCCCGGGCGAGCTGCCGTGCGTGGTCTACGGCGTCGTCGTCTACCCGGCCACCAGGTTGAAGCGGCTGGTGGGCTGGAACCTCATCGCGCTGGTGATCTTCCTGGCGGCCAGGCTCTGGAACGACCCGCCGGTGGAGCTGCTCGCCAGCGCGTTCCTGCTCACGGCCTTCCCCGCCGTACTGGGCCTCTACGTCGGGGCCCGCCGCAGGCTGGAGGGAGCCCTGCGCGACCGGGCCGAACGCGCCGAACGGGAGCAGCACCTGCTCGCCGAGCAGGCCAGGGCCGACGAGCGGGCGAGGCTCGCGGCGGAGATGCACGACGTCGTCACGCACCGGGTGAGCCTGATGGTGCTGCAGGCAGGGGCGCTGGGGGTCGCGGCCAAGGACGGGCAGACCCGGGAGGCCGCCGAGCAACTGCGCGCCAGCGGCTGTGAGGCGCTCGCCGAGCTGCGTGACCTGGTCGGGGTGCTGCGCCGGGCGCCGGAGGAGGAGCCCGAGTACGAGGATCCGGAGACGACCGCGGTGCCCGACCTCGCCGACCTGATCAGCCGCTCGGAGGCGGCCGGGGTACCCGTCGAGCTGGTCGAGGAGGGCGACTACGCCCGCGTTTCCCCCGCGGTCGGCCGCACCGCGCACCGCGTCGTGCAGGAAGCGCTGACCAACGTCTACAAGCACGCCCCCGGCTCGCAGGTTCGGGTCGACGCCGTCTACGGCGAGCGGGTGCGGCTGACAGTCCGCAACACCGCATCGCCGCACCAGCCCAGCGCCGATCTGGCGGGCAGCGGCTCGGGCACTGGGCTGCTCGGGCTGCGCCAGCGGGTCGACCTGGTGGGTGGCACGTTGCGGGCGGGCGCGATGGCCGACGGCGGGTTCCAGGTCGATGTGATACTGCCGGCGTACGTGCCGACCGCGGAGGCCGCCGATGAGTGA
- a CDS encoding glycosyltransferase family 39 protein yields MNQTTVEPAATPGEPGTSPPAHARLWPPGWWPVLSIAAVVAAVHVAISPFGGYWIDEVYMLAVGRYHPDWGYADQPPVAPLLARAMDWIAPDWLPLLRLPAALASAATVVLTALIARELGADRRAQVIAAAAAATGLWAAFVGHWVTPYTLEPPLWLLMSWLLVRWVRLHGEGRADDRLLLALGGAAGVAAQTKFQVFAFAAALLCSVLVFGPRSLLRRPMLWAGVGIALLVAFPTLLWQAAHDWPQLRMAGAVVSESPMLSGGRIGTARNMVLFAGVAGAFLLCFGVWRLLTAAELRAYRFFGVSVVLLYVLFLATAARPYYLVSIYGVALAAGAVGLQRRRERGRTRLRWVAWPAFALSAAGACAIAMVSAFSAQAWAQFGLAGDLTKETAAAYQSLPAEMRSRTAILGKTYIQAAILDVSGTHAGLPNTYSLHRGYGYFDPPGEETEHVLYVGSDLGGLPRYFARVEQVGSGEQPVWLLTGKQERWEVIWPRLRHL; encoded by the coding sequence ATGAACCAGACGACGGTGGAGCCGGCGGCCACTCCCGGCGAGCCCGGCACCTCGCCACCGGCGCACGCGCGGCTGTGGCCGCCGGGCTGGTGGCCGGTGCTCTCGATCGCGGCGGTGGTCGCGGCCGTCCACGTGGCGATCAGCCCGTTCGGCGGCTACTGGATCGACGAGGTCTACATGCTCGCCGTGGGCAGGTACCACCCGGACTGGGGGTATGCCGACCAGCCACCGGTCGCTCCGCTGCTCGCCCGCGCGATGGACTGGATCGCGCCGGACTGGCTGCCGCTGCTGCGGCTGCCCGCCGCGCTGGCGTCCGCGGCCACGGTCGTGCTCACCGCGTTGATCGCGCGCGAGCTCGGTGCCGACCGCAGGGCGCAGGTCATCGCCGCGGCCGCCGCCGCGACCGGGCTTTGGGCCGCGTTCGTCGGGCACTGGGTGACGCCCTACACCCTCGAGCCACCGCTGTGGCTGCTGATGAGCTGGCTACTCGTCCGCTGGGTCCGGCTGCACGGCGAGGGACGCGCCGACGACCGGCTGCTGCTCGCGCTGGGTGGCGCGGCCGGAGTCGCGGCGCAGACGAAGTTCCAGGTCTTCGCCTTCGCGGCGGCCCTGCTCTGCTCGGTCCTCGTGTTCGGCCCCCGAAGCCTGCTGCGCCGGCCGATGCTGTGGGCGGGCGTCGGTATCGCGCTGCTGGTCGCGTTCCCCACCCTGCTGTGGCAGGCGGCCCACGACTGGCCGCAGTTGCGGATGGCGGGCGCCGTCGTGAGCGAGTCGCCGATGCTTTCCGGTGGCAGGATCGGCACCGCGCGCAACATGGTGCTGTTCGCCGGGGTCGCCGGTGCCTTCCTCCTGTGCTTCGGGGTGTGGCGGCTGCTCACCGCCGCCGAGCTGCGCGCGTACCGGTTCTTCGGCGTGTCGGTCGTGCTGCTGTACGTGCTGTTCCTCGCCACCGCGGCCCGCCCGTACTACCTGGTCAGCATCTACGGAGTCGCGCTCGCGGCGGGCGCGGTCGGACTCCAGCGCCGTCGGGAGCGCGGGCGCACGCGGCTGCGGTGGGTGGCGTGGCCCGCGTTCGCGCTGTCGGCCGCCGGCGCCTGCGCCATCGCCATGGTGTCGGCGTTCTCCGCGCAGGCGTGGGCCCAGTTCGGCCTGGCCGGCGACCTGACGAAGGAGACCGCCGCCGCGTACCAGTCGCTACCTGCGGAGATGCGGTCGCGCACCGCGATCCTGGGCAAGACCTACATCCAGGCCGCCATCCTCGACGTGAGCGGAACGCATGCCGGGCTGCCGAACACCTACAGCCTCCACCGCGGCTACGGCTACTTCGACCCTCCGGGTGAGGAAACCGAACACGTGCTCTACGTCGGCTCCGACCTCGGCGGTTTGCCCCGGTACTTCGCCCGGGTGGAACAGGTCGGGTCCGGCGAACAGCCCGTGTGGCTGCTCACCGGGAAGCAGGAGCGTTGGGAGGTCATCTGGCCAAGGCTGCGTCACTTGTGA
- a CDS encoding helix-turn-helix domain-containing protein, with the protein MTVSPTVRRRRLAAELRRLRALAEVTQQQAAAHLGCTQAKIGRFETAKRSPSVGDVSALLDFYAVEGAERDQLINLARDARKRGWWHSYSDVLPEWYETYVGLEAEASSIHTYESEAIPGLLQTPEYAFALTKATLIRADESEITRRVDLRIKRQQRVTGPNPLELWVVVGEVALRRCVGGPGVLRRQLEHVLKLVEQPNVTLQVMPLDAGAHPAQAGPFVILRYSNHVDPDVVYLETHVGGLYLEREIELSNYVMMMDHLRAHAIDPEGSIQLINERIGEL; encoded by the coding sequence ATGACAGTGAGTCCCACCGTGCGCCGTCGACGCCTCGCCGCGGAGTTGCGCAGGCTCCGGGCCCTGGCCGAGGTCACCCAGCAGCAGGCGGCCGCCCACCTCGGATGTACCCAGGCCAAGATCGGCCGGTTCGAGACCGCGAAGCGCTCGCCGTCGGTCGGCGACGTGTCCGCGCTCCTCGACTTCTACGCCGTGGAGGGAGCTGAAAGGGACCAGCTGATCAACCTCGCCCGCGACGCGCGAAAGCGCGGCTGGTGGCACTCCTACAGCGATGTGCTCCCGGAGTGGTACGAGACCTACGTGGGATTGGAAGCCGAAGCTTCCTCAATTCACACCTACGAGTCCGAGGCCATTCCGGGGCTGCTGCAGACGCCCGAATATGCTTTCGCGTTGACAAAAGCGACACTCATTCGGGCGGACGAGTCGGAGATAACCCGAAGAGTCGATCTGCGGATTAAGCGGCAGCAGCGAGTCACCGGCCCCAACCCGCTGGAGCTGTGGGTCGTGGTGGGCGAGGTGGCGCTGCGGCGCTGCGTCGGTGGCCCGGGCGTGCTGCGCAGGCAGTTGGAGCACGTGCTGAAGCTGGTGGAGCAGCCGAATGTGACGCTGCAGGTGATGCCGCTGGACGCCGGTGCGCATCCGGCGCAGGCTGGTCCATTCGTGATACTGCGCTACTCCAATCATGTGGACCCCGACGTAGTTTATTTGGAAACCCACGTGGGTGGTCTCTACCTCGAAAGGGAGATCGAGCTGTCCAACTACGTGATGATGATGGACCATCTACGCGCACATGCGATAGACCCTGAGGGGTCTATTCAACTCATCAACGAGCGCATAGGAGAGCTGTAG
- a CDS encoding pyruvate dehydrogenase yields MPTVADQFIEVLVQAGVRRIYGIVGDSLNPVVDAVRRSGDIEWVHVRHEETAAFAAGAEAQLTGRLAVCAGSCGPGNLHLINGLYDAHRSGAPVLALASHIPTPQIGTAFFQETHPEQIFSECSHFCELLSQPEQMPRLLRSAMQAAAGRRGVSVLVLPGDIAERQVANPTGTGTVDCEPPTVVPPEDQIRELADSLNRAERVMLFCGAGTRGAHSEVMRLAGKLNAPVGHALRGKEWIQYDNPFDVGMSGLLGYGACHEAMHKADRVVLLGTDFPYDNFLPQARTVQVDIEPTHLGRRTALDFAVLGDVGETIRAVLPLVRQKTDRSFLDRMLKEHADLLERVVDAYTRNVENQVPTHPEYVADILDDVAAEDAVFTVDTGMCNVWAARYISPNGRRRVLGSFVHGSMANALPQAIGAQCADPRRQVIAMAGDGGLSMLLGDLLSLRTHRLPVKVVVFNNSSLGMVKLEMLVDGLPDFGTDHDQVDFAALASAAGIPAVRVEKPGEVRDALGEMLRRPGPALVDVVTDPNALSIPPRITGTQVKGFALAVSRTVLSGGVGKMVQLARSNLRNVPR; encoded by the coding sequence ATGCCCACAGTCGCCGACCAGTTCATCGAAGTGCTCGTGCAGGCGGGTGTCCGGCGCATCTACGGCATCGTCGGCGACAGCCTGAACCCGGTGGTCGACGCGGTGCGCCGCAGCGGCGACATCGAGTGGGTGCACGTGCGCCACGAGGAGACCGCCGCGTTCGCCGCGGGCGCCGAGGCGCAGCTCACCGGTCGCCTGGCGGTGTGCGCGGGCAGTTGCGGGCCGGGCAACCTGCACCTGATCAACGGGCTTTACGACGCGCACCGCAGTGGGGCGCCGGTGCTCGCGCTCGCCTCGCACATCCCCACGCCGCAGATCGGGACCGCGTTCTTCCAGGAGACCCATCCCGAGCAGATCTTCAGCGAGTGCAGCCACTTCTGCGAGCTGCTGTCGCAGCCGGAGCAGATGCCGCGGCTGCTGCGCAGCGCGATGCAGGCCGCCGCGGGCAGGCGCGGGGTGTCGGTACTGGTGCTGCCGGGTGACATCGCCGAGCGGCAGGTGGCCAACCCCACCGGGACCGGCACCGTCGACTGCGAGCCGCCGACCGTCGTACCGCCCGAGGACCAGATCCGGGAGCTGGCGGACTCGCTGAACCGGGCCGAGCGGGTGATGTTGTTCTGCGGCGCGGGAACGCGCGGCGCCCACAGCGAGGTCATGCGGCTGGCGGGCAAGCTCAACGCGCCGGTCGGGCACGCCCTGCGCGGCAAGGAGTGGATCCAGTACGACAACCCGTTCGACGTCGGGATGAGCGGCCTGCTCGGCTACGGCGCCTGCCACGAGGCGATGCACAAGGCCGACAGGGTCGTGCTGCTGGGCACCGACTTCCCGTACGACAACTTCCTGCCACAGGCCCGGACGGTGCAGGTCGACATCGAGCCCACGCACCTGGGCAGGCGCACGGCGCTGGACTTCGCCGTGCTGGGCGACGTCGGCGAGACGATCCGCGCGGTCCTGCCGCTGGTGCGGCAGAAGACCGACCGCTCGTTCCTGGACCGGATGCTCAAGGAGCACGCGGACCTGCTCGAGCGGGTCGTGGACGCCTACACCCGCAACGTCGAGAACCAGGTGCCGACCCACCCCGAGTACGTCGCCGACATCCTCGACGACGTCGCCGCCGAGGACGCGGTGTTCACAGTGGACACCGGGATGTGCAACGTGTGGGCCGCGCGCTACATCTCGCCCAACGGCAGGCGTCGCGTCCTGGGGTCGTTCGTGCACGGCTCGATGGCCAACGCGCTGCCGCAGGCCATCGGCGCGCAGTGCGCGGACCCGCGGCGCCAGGTGATAGCGATGGCCGGCGACGGCGGGCTGTCGATGCTGCTTGGCGACCTGCTCAGCCTGCGCACGCACCGGCTGCCGGTGAAGGTGGTGGTCTTCAACAACTCGTCGCTGGGCATGGTGAAGCTGGAGATGCTGGTCGACGGGTTGCCCGACTTCGGCACCGACCACGACCAGGTCGACTTCGCCGCGCTGGCCTCGGCCGCGGGAATCCCGGCGGTGCGGGTGGAGAAACCGGGCGAGGTGCGCGACGCGCTGGGGGAGATGCTGCGGCGGCCGGGCCCTGCGCTGGTCGACGTGGTCACCGACCCCAACGCACTGTCGATCCCGCCGCGCATCACCGGAACCCAGGTGAAGGGCTTCGCGCTGGCGGTCAGCCGCACGGTGCTTTCCGGCGGAGTGGGGAAGATGGTGCAGCTCGCTCGGAGCAACCTGCGCAACGTCCCGCGGTGA
- a CDS encoding PH domain-containing protein, translating into MVTAEPTGQAGELRLRPPRHRVDRRAVSCWTVQALLAVAVPVVALAVAAFFITPARFWLLLALAVVAVLGIAYVLVMPRWRYRVHRWETTDDAVYTAAGWISQEWRVAPMSRIQTVDTVRGPLQQMFDLSSVTVTTASAAGPLTIEGLDRQVAVDLVQQLTATTQATPGDAT; encoded by the coding sequence ATGGTGACCGCCGAACCGACCGGGCAAGCCGGAGAACTGCGGCTGCGCCCGCCCCGCCATCGCGTCGACCGACGTGCCGTCTCCTGCTGGACCGTGCAGGCGCTGCTGGCGGTCGCCGTGCCGGTGGTGGCCCTCGCGGTCGCTGCCTTCTTCATCACGCCTGCCCGCTTCTGGCTCCTGCTGGCGCTGGCGGTCGTCGCCGTCCTGGGCATCGCGTACGTGCTCGTGATGCCCAGGTGGCGCTACCGGGTGCATCGCTGGGAGACCACCGACGACGCCGTCTACACGGCCGCGGGCTGGATCAGCCAGGAATGGCGGGTCGCGCCGATGTCCCGCATCCAGACCGTGGACACCGTGCGCGGGCCGCTCCAGCAGATGTTCGACCTCTCCAGCGTCACCGTCACCACCGCGTCCGCGGCCGGGCCGCTCACCATCGAAGGTCTCGACCGCCAGGTCGCCGTAGACCTCGTCCAGCAGCTCACCGCCACAACCCAGGCGACGCCGGGTGATGCGACATGA
- a CDS encoding DUF397 domain-containing protein — protein sequence MEYITDWRTSTRTQGQGQCVEVGFGAQRVGVRDTKNRAGGHFTVASRRWQEFVSGVKRGIFDA from the coding sequence ATGGAATACATCACCGACTGGCGCACCAGCACCCGGACCCAGGGTCAGGGGCAGTGCGTCGAGGTCGGATTCGGCGCCCAGCGGGTCGGTGTCCGCGACACCAAGAACCGCGCCGGAGGTCACTTCACGGTGGCTTCCCGGCGGTGGCAGGAGTTCGTCAGCGGGGTGAAGCGCGGGATCTTCGACGCCTGA